One window of the Niallia circulans genome contains the following:
- the clpB gene encoding ATP-dependent chaperone ClpB, which translates to MNVEQMTERVQLAITEAQSLARKESHQEIDDIHLFMAILHQQDNLMTAILNKLQKDPNRVSDKLAEELKKKPQVSFSGSQQGTVYITAGLQQLLMKAEEEMREWEDEYLSVEHLILSAYKVESSAIGRILKEEDISLAEIKKVIKEIRGTQRVTSKNPEATYEVLSKYGRDLVEEVKLGKLDPVIGRDNEIRNVIRILSRKTKNNPVLIGEPGVGKTAIVEGLAQRIVRKDVPEGLKDKTIFSLDMGALVAGAKFRGEFEERLKAVLQEVKNSDGRIILFIDELHTIVGAGKTDGAMDAGNMLKPMLARGELHCIGATTLDEHRQYIEKDPALERRFQQVLVSEPTVEDTIAILRGLKERFEIHHGVNIQDRSIIAAATLSDRYITERFLPDKAIDLIDEACAMIRTEIDSMPIEIDELTRKIMQLEIEEAALHGEEDEQSKARLAVIAKELANHRERSNVLKAKWQQEKDALQSIHEKKEQLERKKRELEDAENNYDLNKAAELRHGSIPKLEKEIKKMEEKIKQGQENRLLREEVTEEEIANIVARWTGIPVSKLVEKEREKLLRLEAILQERVVGQAEAVQLVSDAVLRARAGIKDPNRPIGSFLFLGPTGVGKTELAKTLAATLFDSEEQMIRIDMSEYMEKHAVSRLIGAPPGYIGYEEGGQLTEAIRRKPYSVVLLDEVEKAHPEVFNILLQVLDDGRITDSRGRTVDFKNTVIIMTSNIGSHLLLETGEAEEIPEVIREGVMNQLNGHFRPEFLNRIDEVILFKPLSLGNIKDIVSKLVVQLQARLTDQHITIDMTEKAKEFVARNGFDPKFGARPLRRYLQKTIETLLAKDIIAGKVKENDHVLIDEEEEQIILKHTL; encoded by the coding sequence ATGAACGTAGAGCAGATGACAGAAAGAGTCCAATTAGCCATAACTGAAGCACAATCCCTTGCAAGAAAAGAAAGTCATCAAGAAATAGATGATATTCATTTATTTATGGCAATTCTTCATCAACAGGATAATTTAATGACGGCCATTTTAAACAAGTTACAAAAAGATCCAAATAGAGTGAGCGATAAATTAGCGGAAGAATTAAAGAAAAAGCCACAAGTATCATTTAGTGGTTCTCAACAAGGTACGGTATATATAACTGCTGGTTTGCAGCAGCTTTTAATGAAAGCAGAAGAAGAGATGCGGGAATGGGAAGATGAATACTTATCTGTAGAGCATCTTATACTGTCAGCCTATAAAGTAGAATCCTCTGCAATAGGAAGAATATTGAAAGAGGAAGATATTTCATTAGCGGAAATAAAGAAAGTAATAAAAGAGATAAGGGGGACACAGAGAGTGACAAGCAAAAATCCCGAAGCGACATATGAAGTACTTAGTAAATATGGACGAGACTTAGTAGAAGAAGTAAAGTTGGGCAAGCTTGACCCAGTGATTGGTCGTGATAATGAAATTCGTAATGTAATCCGTATACTATCAAGAAAGACCAAAAATAATCCTGTTTTAATTGGGGAACCGGGAGTGGGAAAAACGGCTATTGTAGAAGGTTTAGCACAAAGGATCGTTCGAAAAGATGTCCCAGAAGGCCTAAAAGATAAAACTATTTTTTCTTTAGATATGGGGGCATTAGTAGCAGGAGCCAAATTTAGAGGCGAATTTGAAGAACGTTTAAAAGCTGTTTTACAAGAAGTGAAAAATAGTGATGGCAGAATCATTTTATTTATTGATGAATTGCATACAATTGTCGGGGCAGGAAAAACAGATGGTGCAATGGATGCAGGAAATATGCTTAAACCGATGCTGGCAAGAGGAGAGCTTCACTGTATTGGTGCCACAACATTAGATGAACATCGTCAATATATTGAAAAAGATCCTGCACTTGAACGCCGCTTTCAGCAGGTTTTAGTCTCAGAGCCGACAGTGGAAGATACGATTGCTATACTAAGAGGACTCAAAGAAAGATTTGAAATTCATCATGGTGTAAATATTCAAGATCGTTCTATTATTGCAGCTGCAACTTTATCGGACAGGTATATAACAGAACGCTTCTTGCCGGATAAAGCTATCGATTTAATAGACGAAGCTTGCGCGATGATTCGTACAGAAATCGATTCGATGCCAATTGAAATAGATGAACTAACAAGAAAAATTATGCAGCTTGAAATTGAGGAAGCGGCATTGCATGGAGAAGAGGATGAGCAAAGTAAAGCGAGACTTGCGGTTATTGCAAAGGAATTAGCTAATCACAGAGAACGTTCTAATGTCTTAAAAGCAAAATGGCAGCAGGAAAAGGATGCTTTACAATCCATCCATGAGAAAAAAGAACAGCTTGAACGAAAAAAGAGAGAGTTAGAGGATGCAGAAAATAATTATGATTTAAATAAAGCAGCTGAGCTAAGACATGGCAGCATTCCAAAATTAGAAAAAGAAATTAAGAAGATGGAAGAAAAGATAAAACAAGGACAAGAGAACCGTCTCCTTCGAGAAGAAGTGACAGAAGAGGAAATTGCCAATATTGTTGCAAGGTGGACTGGGATTCCTGTATCCAAGCTAGTGGAGAAAGAGAGAGAAAAATTATTACGCTTAGAAGCAATTCTGCAAGAAAGAGTGGTTGGCCAAGCAGAGGCAGTGCAGTTAGTCAGTGATGCAGTATTAAGAGCGAGAGCAGGAATAAAAGACCCAAACAGACCAATTGGCTCCTTCTTATTTTTGGGACCTACAGGTGTTGGGAAAACGGAACTTGCAAAAACCTTAGCGGCAACGCTTTTTGATAGTGAAGAGCAAATGATTCGTATCGATATGTCCGAGTATATGGAAAAACATGCTGTGTCTCGTTTAATCGGTGCTCCTCCAGGATATATAGGCTATGAAGAAGGGGGACAATTAACAGAAGCAATCAGAAGAAAACCATATTCTGTTGTCCTATTAGATGAAGTAGAGAAAGCTCATCCAGAAGTATTCAATATTCTGCTTCAAGTTCTTGATGATGGCAGGATTACAGATTCGAGAGGACGAACAGTGGACTTTAAAAATACAGTCATCATCATGACATCCAATATTGGTTCCCATCTTTTATTAGAAACGGGAGAAGCAGAGGAAATACCCGAAGTAATAAGAGAAGGCGTTATGAATCAATTAAATGGACATTTTAGACCAGAATTTTTAAACAGAATTGATGAAGTTATTTTATTCAAACCATTATCACTCGGAAATATTAAAGATATAGTATCCAAGCTAGTTGTTCAATTACAAGCACGCCTTACAGATCAGCATATCACTATTGATATGACGGAAAAGGCGAAAGAATTTGTTGCAAGAAATGGATTTGATCCAAAATTTGGAGCAAGACCACTTCGTAGATATTTACAGAAAACAATTGAAACACTGCTGGCAAAAGATATAATTGCTGGTAAAGTAAAAGAAAATGATCATGTCTTAATTGATGAAGAAGAGGAACAAATAATTTTAAAACATACTTTGTAA
- a CDS encoding YjzD family protein: MRYIMTIFWTFLLAQMLVYVVGSMNGVPFNFSMGLILTAVFSVLVFILSAIIPDEPAHEKGSH; the protein is encoded by the coding sequence TTGCGTTACATAATGACAATTTTTTGGACATTTTTACTTGCTCAAATGTTAGTTTATGTTGTGGGTTCAATGAATGGGGTTCCTTTTAATTTTTCAATGGGGCTAATTCTGACAGCTGTCTTTTCCGTACTAGTTTTCATTTTATCAGCAATTATTCCAGATGAACCTGCTCATGAAAAAGGTTCTCATTAA
- a CDS encoding hydrolase: protein MENRNFLLDTEWNMIHYPHRPNGFGILIIGDERNYVTDSNSFWNQNEGKRNLIESLRDNGYTIFYSNLYGKNWGSEKALQLAKRLYEHIIRTEILNQRIHIIAEGMGALTAIQLMMEMKDNIRSVVLLNPILSLKEHLDREKEHKFFIKKLTNEISIAFNTNKQELFEMVKEKKEYQLDEADIPTKIIHILHNGRSYYQSNGLKKASVIWEEKDLPIFVSYVLPEKRSAIPKQIATFFKKYEKSL from the coding sequence ATGGAGAACCGGAACTTCCTGTTAGATACCGAATGGAACATGATACATTATCCTCATCGACCTAATGGTTTCGGTATCTTAATAATTGGAGACGAAAGAAATTATGTAACCGACAGTAATAGTTTTTGGAACCAAAATGAAGGAAAGCGGAATTTAATTGAATCGTTACGGGATAATGGATATACGATATTTTATTCCAATCTATATGGAAAGAACTGGGGCAGTGAAAAAGCTTTGCAATTGGCGAAAAGATTATATGAACATATTATTCGAACAGAAATATTAAACCAGAGAATTCATATAATTGCTGAAGGAATGGGGGCACTGACAGCGATCCAATTAATGATGGAGATGAAAGACAATATTCGATCTGTTGTTTTGCTAAACCCAATTTTATCTTTAAAAGAACATTTAGATAGAGAGAAAGAGCATAAGTTTTTTATAAAAAAGTTAACGAATGAGATAAGTATCGCTTTTAATACGAATAAGCAGGAGTTATTCGAAATGGTAAAGGAGAAAAAGGAGTATCAGTTAGATGAGGCAGACATCCCAACAAAAATTATTCACATTTTGCATAACGGTAGATCCTATTACCAATCAAATGGATTAAAAAAAGCTTCTGTAATTTGGGAAGAAAAAGACCTGCCTATTTTTGTTTCTTATGTATTACCGGAGAAAAGGAGTGCCATTCCGAAACAAATTGCTACGTTTTTTAAAAAATATGAAAAGTCGCTTTGA
- a CDS encoding BMP family ABC transporter substrate-binding protein, protein MKSAWMNIRKSIIRGKLFFILPLMACVLFLFLFFNSSLEKQGKIEKVGLLVVGTVNDQAWGTQGYKGLLNIHTKLGVDVFYKESIDSYTVAERAVKELQGKGVNLIFGHGGNFVQYFNILSHKFPSIHFVSLNGREPATQPNTSNIRLENYPMGFFGGMVAGHMTRTNKVGVIGAYEWQEEATGFEAGVHYINKDVDVLKEFVNDWDNRERAMNLLDKEISQHVDVVYPVGDSFHVGILEKMKENGLYAIGYISDQSTIGKYAVLTSTIQDIPKLYGQIAQAFDEGKLKSGNRSCGIRDDTIFLGKYSPNVDKEFIERLEKDLDRYKNTGKLPDEIKLK, encoded by the coding sequence ATGAAAAGTGCATGGATGAACATTCGTAAATCAATAATTAGGGGAAAGCTTTTTTTTATCCTTCCTCTAATGGCGTGTGTTCTTTTCCTTTTTCTATTCTTTAATAGTTCACTGGAGAAACAAGGGAAAATAGAAAAAGTTGGTCTTCTTGTAGTTGGAACAGTAAATGATCAGGCATGGGGGACGCAAGGATATAAAGGATTATTAAATATACATACGAAACTTGGGGTAGATGTGTTTTATAAAGAGTCTATTGATTCTTACACAGTTGCAGAAAGAGCAGTGAAGGAATTACAGGGAAAAGGGGTCAATTTAATTTTTGGCCACGGCGGAAACTTTGTGCAGTATTTTAACATTCTTTCTCATAAATTTCCCTCCATCCATTTTGTTAGTTTAAATGGAAGAGAACCTGCAACACAACCGAATACAAGTAATATTAGACTAGAGAATTATCCGATGGGCTTTTTTGGCGGGATGGTTGCTGGACATATGACAAGAACAAATAAGGTTGGGGTTATTGGTGCATACGAATGGCAAGAGGAAGCCACTGGTTTTGAAGCAGGCGTCCACTATATCAATAAGGATGTAGATGTCTTGAAAGAATTCGTTAATGATTGGGATAACCGTGAAAGGGCAATGAACCTGTTAGATAAGGAGATCAGTCAACATGTAGACGTGGTTTATCCAGTTGGTGATAGTTTTCATGTGGGGATCCTGGAAAAAATGAAAGAAAATGGTTTATACGCGATTGGATATATTTCAGATCAGTCCACTATTGGGAAGTATGCTGTCTTAACAAGCACCATTCAAGATATCCCCAAGCTTTATGGGCAAATTGCTCAAGCATTTGATGAAGGCAAACTAAAGTCTGGAAATCGCTCCTGTGGGATTAGAGATGATACCATTTTTCTAGGGAAATATAGCCCCAATGTAGATAAAGAGTTTATAGAACGATTGGAAAAAGACTTAGACCGCTATAAGAATACAGGCAAGTTGCCAGATGAAATTAAATTAAAATAG
- a CDS encoding SDR family oxidoreductase, whose protein sequence is MNNSWLDLEGKVAIVTGGSSGIGFAIAKELVNNGAKVIISDLVGEEGQQADGSFLIKCDVTNKESIDRMINKVVEQYGKIDILVNNAGVNLPRLLVDIKGEKPQYELNEKDFDFMVAVNQKGPYLCAQAAAKEMLKQGKGVIINVASEAGQEGSAGQSCYSATKGALISFSRAWAKELGTYNIRVVAIAPGILEKTGLRTSAYNEALAYTRGVTVDDLSTDYSKSIPIGREGKLKEVGDLVSYLASDRASYITGTTFNISGGKSRG, encoded by the coding sequence ATGAATAATTCATGGTTAGACCTGGAAGGGAAAGTTGCCATTGTAACAGGTGGATCTTCTGGGATTGGTTTTGCTATTGCAAAAGAGTTAGTTAATAATGGTGCGAAGGTGATTATCTCTGATTTAGTAGGAGAAGAGGGACAGCAAGCAGACGGTTCTTTTCTTATTAAATGTGATGTCACCAATAAAGAAAGTATTGATCGAATGATTAATAAAGTTGTTGAACAATATGGAAAGATTGACATTTTAGTTAATAATGCTGGTGTGAACTTACCAAGATTGCTAGTTGATATAAAAGGAGAAAAACCACAATATGAATTAAATGAAAAAGACTTTGACTTTATGGTTGCGGTTAATCAAAAAGGTCCATATCTTTGTGCACAAGCGGCAGCAAAGGAAATGCTGAAGCAAGGTAAAGGGGTAATTATTAATGTTGCTTCTGAAGCTGGTCAAGAAGGATCGGCAGGTCAGAGTTGTTATTCTGCTACCAAAGGAGCGCTAATCTCATTTTCTCGCGCATGGGCAAAAGAGTTAGGGACATATAATATTCGCGTAGTTGCTATTGCTCCAGGAATATTAGAGAAAACAGGTTTACGCACGAGTGCTTACAATGAAGCTTTAGCTTATACTCGAGGTGTTACTGTAGACGATCTATCAACTGATTACAGTAAATCAATTCCGATTGGCAGGGAGGGGAAATTAAAAGAGGTTGGTGATTTAGTATCCTATCTTGCTTCAGATAGAGCTAGTTATATTACAGGGACAACCTTTAATATATCAGGTGGAAAATCACGTGGCTAA
- a CDS encoding BglG family transcription antiterminator: MADLNSSSRIGKIIELTAKKMYCPLDYLAQQMGISARTVRLVIKQFNKELEGIAELINERGKGFFLKIHNQEKLNRVIEQFNKLSQMVDSPQRRIATVIDMLLNDDGIITMDEMAFELNLGRTTLVNELKKASVALETYNLAIKGKQNKGMYLKGREIDLRFFILDNLFPYLFTEDSLDKDIKEAIIEVANHYDFEISTKDRLLHSIIIMLDRFLKGHSIKEMDDNYHKIVNSPDFNIALEIGKVLERKLSINLPRCEILFIALPIVGRRTPINSHSIEGIIVTKEITNLLDNSITYLGFNLNKVKESGDFYKDLQYHLTFMINRLMFNIQLKNPLLEDIKGKYPLAYQMSEIVGESIFKEYGMKVSEEELGYIALYFGIFIENNKDNLKKLEQVVVVCGTGRGTAKIVAMQLKKILDPHTKIDIFSENELSKNTLDKYDIVFSTVNIPYAIQTPLVILNEIFDEKKVLQQIEHISYLDKFKIKENSSTSFHSVIKLLLNKQKFFILDKSLSYSENLNWMVDQLTLNGYVDDGFKQRLQIREEKGSMIFDKYIALPHTLNYQSDKIELAVGIFPETVWQDNHALKLVFLLALPEHTEYDASLLVKIYDEIINISSNTKLVNKLIQVKKYEDLCLYLEDGIEKDI; the protein is encoded by the coding sequence ATGGCTGATTTAAATTCCAGTAGTCGCATAGGGAAAATTATAGAATTAACAGCTAAAAAAATGTATTGTCCTTTAGATTATCTTGCGCAACAAATGGGGATAAGTGCAAGAACAGTTCGGCTAGTTATTAAGCAATTTAATAAAGAATTAGAAGGAATAGCTGAATTGATTAATGAAAGAGGGAAAGGTTTTTTTTTGAAAATCCACAATCAGGAAAAGCTTAATAGGGTTATAGAGCAGTTTAATAAACTCTCTCAAATGGTTGATTCACCTCAAAGAAGAATCGCAACTGTTATCGATATGTTATTGAATGATGATGGAATAATAACTATGGATGAAATGGCCTTTGAGCTAAATTTAGGAAGAACAACATTAGTGAATGAATTAAAAAAAGCTTCAGTGGCTCTTGAAACGTATAATCTTGCCATCAAAGGAAAACAGAACAAGGGAATGTACTTAAAAGGTAGAGAAATAGATTTGCGATTTTTTATACTGGATAATTTATTTCCATATCTTTTCACCGAAGATTCATTGGATAAAGATATTAAAGAAGCAATTATAGAAGTGGCCAATCATTATGACTTTGAGATAAGTACGAAAGATAGATTACTTCATTCTATTATTATTATGCTTGATCGTTTTTTAAAAGGTCACTCTATAAAAGAAATGGATGATAACTACCATAAGATAGTAAATTCACCTGATTTCAATATAGCCTTAGAAATAGGCAAAGTTCTTGAAAGGAAATTATCTATAAACCTACCTAGATGTGAGATTCTTTTTATTGCATTGCCAATCGTCGGGAGAAGGACACCAATTAATAGTCATTCCATTGAAGGTATTATAGTAACAAAGGAAATCACGAATCTTTTGGATAATAGCATCACTTATTTAGGGTTTAATTTAAATAAGGTAAAAGAAAGTGGAGATTTTTATAAGGATTTACAATATCATCTTACTTTTATGATAAATCGATTAATGTTTAATATCCAGTTGAAAAATCCTTTATTAGAAGATATCAAAGGAAAGTACCCCTTGGCATATCAAATGTCAGAAATAGTTGGAGAAAGTATTTTCAAAGAATATGGAATGAAAGTTTCAGAAGAAGAACTAGGATATATCGCATTATACTTTGGTATTTTCATTGAGAATAACAAGGACAATCTAAAGAAATTAGAACAGGTAGTAGTGGTATGTGGAACTGGTAGAGGGACAGCAAAAATTGTCGCAATGCAGCTGAAAAAAATACTCGACCCCCATACTAAAATAGATATCTTTTCTGAAAATGAATTAAGTAAGAATACATTAGATAAGTATGATATTGTCTTTTCGACAGTTAATATACCCTATGCCATTCAAACGCCGTTAGTTATCCTTAATGAAATCTTTGATGAGAAAAAGGTTCTGCAACAAATCGAACATATTAGTTACTTAGATAAATTTAAAATAAAAGAAAATAGTAGTACAAGTTTCCATTCTGTTATTAAACTACTGCTAAATAAACAAAAATTCTTTATTTTAGATAAATCGTTAAGTTACTCAGAAAATCTAAATTGGATGGTTGATCAGCTAACTTTAAATGGTTATGTGGATGATGGCTTCAAACAGCGCTTGCAAATAAGAGAAGAAAAAGGGTCGATGATATTTGATAAATATATTGCACTTCCACATACCCTCAATTATCAGTCAGACAAAATAGAGCTGGCGGTAGGGATTTTTCCAGAAACAGTCTGGCAGGATAATCATGCGTTAAAGTTAGTGTTTTTGTTAGCTTTACCAGAACATACAGAATATGATGCTAGTTTATTAGTGAAAATTTATGATGAAATTATTAATATATCTTCTAATACAAAATTAGTGAATAAATTAATTCAAGTTAAAAAATATGAAGATTTATGTCTTTATCTCGAGGATGGAATAGAGAAGGATATTTAG
- a CDS encoding transcriptional regulator GutM: MELIIIMLLIAGAFVIQMGLGFLQIKHFTKGYSELRRMGKVAIGKKPGRIKAGTIVLFAINKNGRILAAKKMQGVTVMAKFRDLPGFLDKNIRNLKEEDLKHCNKLLRDAILDASNNYKIIMNGGVVPEKDSFFKRMMIRAENAVSFKK, from the coding sequence ATGGAACTAATTATAATTATGCTTTTAATAGCAGGAGCATTTGTTATTCAAATGGGATTGGGATTTTTACAGATTAAACATTTTACTAAAGGTTATTCGGAACTAAGAAGAATGGGAAAAGTAGCGATTGGGAAGAAACCTGGTCGGATTAAAGCAGGCACAATTGTTTTGTTTGCAATCAATAAAAATGGCAGAATCCTTGCCGCAAAAAAAATGCAAGGAGTCACCGTAATGGCGAAATTTCGAGATTTGCCAGGTTTTCTTGATAAGAATATTAGAAATTTAAAAGAAGAAGATTTAAAGCATTGCAATAAATTACTAAGAGATGCAATTTTAGATGCCTCGAATAATTACAAGATAATTATGAATGGTGGAGTCGTGCCAGAAAAAGATAGTTTCTTTAAAAGAATGATGATACGAGCAGAAAATGCCGTTTCATTTAAAAAATAA
- the srlA gene encoding PTS glucitol/sorbitol transporter subunit IIC, with product MDYIIKFAEGFRNLFDTGAETFISWMTGIVPVVLLLLVAMNTIIQLIGENRINRLASASSKNPLLRYLVLPLLGTFMLGNPMGLSLGRFLPEKYKPSYYASASYFCHTSNGLFPHINPGELFIFLGIAAGIEQLGFSTADLAVRYFLVGLVMNFFAGWITDFTTKMVEKQQGIKLNSEVNLNH from the coding sequence ATGGATTATATCATAAAGTTTGCTGAAGGATTTAGAAATTTATTTGATACAGGAGCAGAGACGTTCATTTCCTGGATGACAGGTATAGTTCCAGTAGTGTTATTACTACTGGTAGCGATGAATACTATCATTCAATTAATAGGTGAAAATCGCATTAATCGTTTAGCGTCGGCTTCTTCCAAAAATCCATTATTAAGATATTTAGTTTTGCCATTATTAGGGACATTTATGTTAGGTAATCCAATGGGATTATCGTTAGGAAGATTTTTACCAGAGAAATATAAACCTAGTTATTATGCATCTGCATCTTACTTCTGTCACACAAGTAATGGACTATTTCCTCATATTAATCCAGGAGAGCTATTTATTTTCCTAGGAATTGCTGCAGGAATAGAACAATTAGGCTTTAGCACGGCTGATTTAGCGGTTAGGTACTTCCTTGTGGGATTAGTTATGAATTTCTTCGCAGGTTGGATTACGGATTTTACAACGAAAATGGTAGAAAAACAGCAAGGAATAAAATTAAATTCCGAAGTGAATTTAAATCATTAA
- the srlE gene encoding PTS glucitol/sorbitol transporter subunit IIB, with product MAHYRTIKIKKGNGGFGGPLIVTPTEQRNKIVYITGGGAKPDIVDKIVELTGVEAVNGFKTSVPDEQIAIAIIDCGGTLRCGIYPQKRIPTINIMPTGKSGPLAKFITEDIYVSAVGLNQIELMENEAVLENASSVDKEDNIPKKEYKYSTDKKISQTLAENHKQGLLTKIGLGAGKVISTFYQAGREAVQTLINTIIPFMAFVSLLIGIIQGSGIGSVFANLMSPLAGNIIGLLLIGLICSLPFLSPLLGPGAVIAQIIGTLIGVEIGKGNIPPNLALPAVFAINTQCAADFIPVGLGLAEAEAETVEVGVPSVLYSRFLIGVPRVFVAWLASFGLYSN from the coding sequence ATGGCACATTATCGAACGATAAAAATAAAAAAAGGGAATGGTGGATTTGGTGGTCCGCTGATAGTTACTCCAACGGAGCAAAGAAATAAAATTGTATATATTACTGGTGGAGGAGCAAAGCCAGATATAGTTGATAAAATTGTGGAATTAACAGGAGTGGAGGCGGTTAATGGATTTAAAACCTCTGTACCTGATGAGCAAATTGCCATTGCAATTATTGATTGTGGTGGGACATTAAGATGTGGGATTTATCCACAAAAAAGAATACCAACGATTAATATAATGCCTACAGGGAAAAGTGGTCCTTTAGCAAAATTTATCACAGAAGATATTTATGTGTCTGCGGTAGGATTAAATCAAATTGAACTTATGGAAAACGAAGCTGTCTTGGAGAATGCGAGTTCAGTAGATAAGGAAGATAATATACCTAAGAAAGAATATAAATATAGTACAGACAAAAAAATCTCTCAAACATTGGCTGAAAATCATAAACAAGGACTTCTTACAAAAATAGGGCTTGGAGCAGGGAAAGTAATCAGTACTTTTTATCAAGCTGGTCGTGAAGCAGTTCAAACATTAATTAATACAATTATTCCATTTATGGCATTTGTATCATTATTAATTGGTATCATTCAAGGTTCCGGAATTGGAAGCGTATTCGCTAATTTAATGTCTCCATTAGCAGGAAACATTATCGGTCTCTTATTAATCGGTTTAATATGCTCTTTACCATTTCTATCACCGTTATTAGGACCTGGGGCGGTAATTGCCCAAATTATCGGAACTTTAATAGGTGTTGAAATTGGTAAGGGGAATATCCCACCGAACTTAGCGTTACCTGCAGTTTTTGCTATAAATACACAATGTGCAGCAGATTTTATTCCTGTCGGGTTAGGTCTAGCAGAGGCAGAAGCAGAAACAGTAGAAGTAGGGGTACCGTCCGTTTTATATTCAAGATTTTTAATAGGGGTACCACGAGTATTCGTTGCTTGGTTAGCAAGTTTTGGATTATATAGTAATTAA
- a CDS encoding PTS glucitol/sorbitol transporter subunit IIA — protein MDYIVIKKEDNKTTNGGEWHLNMPVKMKTIYENTINSIGPLATSFVEEKMIILFGEGAPKELAEFCYGIEVVGVKDRIKTGQKVMINNESYEITSVGEIVEQNLTSMGHITLRFNGATTPELPGTLYIEDKDMPVLEIGTKIRIVSE, from the coding sequence TTGGATTATATAGTAATTAAGAAAGAGGATAATAAAACAACTAATGGAGGCGAATGGCATCTCAATATGCCGGTTAAGATGAAAACAATTTACGAAAACACAATTAATAGTATAGGGCCATTAGCCACAAGCTTTGTAGAAGAAAAGATGATCATTCTCTTTGGAGAGGGAGCACCTAAAGAATTAGCAGAATTTTGCTACGGAATTGAAGTAGTTGGTGTCAAGGATAGGATAAAAACAGGTCAGAAAGTAATGATAAATAATGAATCATATGAAATAACATCTGTTGGCGAAATTGTAGAACAAAATTTAACATCTATGGGACATATTACTTTACGCTTTAATGGGGCCACAACTCCTGAACTTCCTGGTACTCTTTATATAGAAGATAAAGACATGCCAGTTTTAGAAATTGGTACGAAAATACGAATTGTTTCCGAGTAA
- a CDS encoding transaldolase family protein, with translation MRLYIDSANYEQIERINEYYPISGVTTNPSILVKEKKPYIQVLQDIRKIIGEEKELFIQVIADNASEIVKEAEYFQTRISGKIIIKIPVTEEGIKAIKALTAKKIPTLATTIYTPFQALIAAKAGAKYVAPYVNRIDDLSGDGIRVVSEIITLFTTHKISTEVLAASFKNVQQVYEACLTGAHTITVAPEIIEKLIDFPATTRDVRVFQSQWKDTFGKGGNPLLK, from the coding sequence ATGAGACTATATATTGATTCAGCAAATTATGAGCAAATTGAAAGAATAAATGAATATTATCCCATTTCTGGTGTGACTACTAATCCTTCTATTCTCGTAAAGGAAAAAAAGCCCTATATTCAAGTTCTTCAAGATATTCGGAAAATAATAGGAGAAGAGAAAGAGCTTTTTATTCAAGTTATCGCAGATAATGCAAGTGAAATAGTAAAGGAAGCTGAGTATTTCCAAACAAGGATTTCAGGGAAGATAATTATAAAAATTCCTGTTACGGAAGAAGGGATAAAAGCAATAAAAGCGTTGACTGCTAAAAAAATACCAACGTTAGCCACAACGATATATACTCCATTTCAAGCATTAATCGCGGCAAAAGCAGGTGCAAAGTATGTTGCTCCTTATGTTAATCGGATTGATGATTTATCTGGAGATGGCATTCGTGTAGTGAGTGAAATAATTACTCTGTTTACCACACATAAAATTAGTACAGAGGTGTTAGCGGCAAGTTTTAAAAACGTACAACAGGTCTATGAAGCATGTTTAACTGGAGCTCATACTATAACTGTAGCTCCTGAAATAATTGAAAAATTAATTGATTTTCCAGCAACTACTAGAGATGTTAGGGTCTTTCAGAGTCAGTGGAAGGATACGTTTGGAAAGGGTGGAAATCCCCTTCTTAAGTAA